One genomic window of Meles meles chromosome 3, mMelMel3.1 paternal haplotype, whole genome shotgun sequence includes the following:
- the GPR150 gene encoding probable G-protein coupled receptor 150, producing MEDPFSPSTFSPAPNVSVPVSPGWGLNFTSGQGAPVPGPPPPPPPGPPSRSIRLVFLGAILVVAVAGNATVLCRLCGGGGPWAGPKRRKMDFLLVQLALADLYASGGTTLSQLAWDLLGEPRRAAGDLSCRLVQLLQASGRGASAHLVVLIALERQRAVRRPQGQPLPARALAALGWLLALLLALPPAFVVRGGAPSPPPAAPSAARTWPGERRCRDIFAPLPRWHLQVYALYEAVAGFVAPVVVMGVACSRLLCAWWQRLPHAPPPSAPWSATPSRAPAPSALPRAKVQSLKMSLALALLFVSCELPYFAARLAAAWSSGQWEDWETEDLAAALHLVGVANSALNPFVYLFFQAGDCQLLRRLRRRLGAVCCSWEGRAEDDEGAGGHQALHRHRWPHPHYHHARREQRVEGGLRPPPPRPRQLPCSCESAF from the coding sequence ATGGAGGATCCCTTCAGCCCCTCAACTTTCTCGCCGGCACCCAACGTCTCCGTACCTGTCTCTCCTGGCTGGGGTCTCAACTTCACTTCCGGACAGGGGGCCCCAGTgcccgggccgccgccgccgccgcctcccggaCCACCCAGCCGCAGCATCCGCCTGGTCTTCCTGGGGGCCATCCTGGTGGTGGCGGTGGCCGGCAACGCCACGGTGCTGTGCCGCCTGTGCGGGGGTGGCGGGCCCTGGGCGGGTCCCAAGCGTCGCAAGATGGACTTCCTGCTGGTGCAGCTGGCCCTGGCTGACCTGTACGCGAGCGGCGGCACCACGCTGTCGCAGCTGGCCTGGGACCTGCTGGGCGAGCCGCGCCGGGCGGCGGGAGACCTTTCGTGCCGCTTAGTGCAGCTGCTGCAGGCGTCCGGCCGTGGCGCTTCTGCCCATCTCGTGGTGCTCATTGCCCTCGAACGCCAGCGCGCAGTGCGCCGGCCACAGGGCCAGCCGCTGCCCGCGCGCGCTCTCGCCGCGCTGGGCTGGCTACTAGCGCTGCTGCTGGCGCTGCCCCCAGCCTTCGTGGTGCGCGGGGGCGCCCCCTCGCCGCCTCCCGCCGCGCCCTCGGCCGCCCGCACCTGGCCGGGCGAGCGTCGCTGCCGCGACATCTTCGCGCCCCTACCGCGCTGGCACCTGCAGGTGTACGCGCTCTACGAGGCCGTCGCGGGCTTCGTGGCTCCGGTCGTGGTCATGGGCGTAGCATGCAGCCGCCTGCTCTGCGCCTGGTGGCAGCGCCTGCCCCACGCCCCACCGCCCTCAGCGCCCTGGTCGGCGACTCCCAGCCGCGCTCCTGCGCCCAGCGCGCTGCCCCGCGCGAAGGTCCAGAGCCTGAAGATGAGCCTAGCGCTGGCGCTGCTGTTCGTGAGTTGCGAGCTTCCCTACTTCGCCGCACGCCTGGCGGCCGCGTGGTCCTCCGGACAGTGGGAAGACTGGGAGACCGAGGACCTGGCGGCGGCGCTGCACCTCGTGGGGGTGGCCAACAGCGCCCTCAATCCCTTCGTCTACCTCTTCTTCCAGGCGGGGGACTGCCAGCTCCTGCGGCGGCTGCGAAGGCGCCTGGGCGCAGTCTGCTGCTCGTGGGAGGGAAGAGCGGAGGACGACGAGGGGGCCGGGGGCCACCAAGCGCTTCACCGCCACCGCTGGCCCCACCCCCACTACCACCACGCTAGACGCGAGCAGCGGGTGGAGGGCGGCTTGCGCCCACCCCCGCCGCGCCCCCGGCAGCTGCCCTGCTCCTGCGAAAGCGCTTTCTAG